A single genomic interval of Sceloporus undulatus isolate JIND9_A2432 ecotype Alabama chromosome 2, SceUnd_v1.1, whole genome shotgun sequence harbors:
- the SLC26A1 gene encoding sulfate anion transporter 1 — translation MEKEKETETTRLENGSLLQFYMERKTPTKINKTAAIKSQLRKNCSCTRERMKKTVVDFFPVLQWLPKYKCKEYIWGDIMSGLVIGIILVPQAIAYSLLAGLKPIYSLYTSFFANIIYFLMGTSRHVSVGIFSLLSLMVGQVVDRELLLAGFDPNDDPLESTGGRDPLNVTVHNFTLGSMSMECGKECYAIGVATALTFLAGVYQVLMGIFHLGFVSMYLSEPVLDGFATGASVAILTAQVKYLVGIKIPRAQGYGVLITTWVNVFRNISQTNLCDVITSMICIAVLVTSKELGDRYKHKLKVPLPTELVVIVMATLVSHYGQLKERYGSSVSGEIPTGFIPPQVPSLSLMQRVAVDALPLAIVGFAFTVSLSEMFAKKYAYTVKANQEMFAIGFCNIIPAFFHCFATSAALAKSLVKASTGCQTQVSSLVSAIVVLLVLLFFAPLFFSLQKCVLACIIIVSLRGALRKFKDIPQRYRLDKVDALVWCVTMLSSALISTEMGLLVGVAFSVLCIIGRTQRPHAALLGQIGNTVFYEDDEEYKNLLPVPDVKIFRFEAPLYYANKDFFLKCLHKKTGLDPAMEMARRKKAKKKGQPSMERGLGQGDTALSLVAKHRDIQAVIIDCSSIPFLDTAGVSALKETFKDHAELKVTVLLACCNSCVTASLERGGYSANASKDMHELVFHSIHSAVQFVRERKTTADDSAV, via the exons atggaaaaggaaaaggaaactgaGACAACCAGATTGGAAAATGGATCCCTTCTCCAATTCTATATGGAAAGAAAAACTCCAACCAAGatcaacaaaacagcagcaaTCAAAAGTCAGCTGAGGAAAAACTGTTCCTGCACCagggaaagaatgaaaaaaacagTCGTGGACTTTTTCCCTGTTTTACAATGGCTTCCCAAATACAAGTGCAAAGAGTATATTTGGGGGGACATTATGTCAGGCCTGGTCATCGGAATCATTTTAGTACCCCAAGCAATAGCGTACTCTCTGCTAGCAGGCCTGAAGCCAATTTATAGTCTTTACACATCTTTCTTTGCCAACATTATCTACTTTCTCATGGGCACCTCTCGACATGTATCTGTTGGCATTTTCAGTTTATTAAGCTTAATGGTTGGACAAGTTGTTGATAGAGAACTGCTGCTGGCTGGGTTTGACCCCAATGATGATCCTCTGGAGAGCACTGGTGGCAGAGATCCGTTGAATGTCACAGTTCACAATTTTActcttggcagcatgagcatggaatgtgggaaagaATGCTATGCCATTGGGGTAGCTACAGCACTGACCTTTTTGGCTGGAGTTTATCAG GTTCTAATGGGAATCTTCCATCTGGGCTTTGTGTCAATGTATCTTTCAGAGCCAGTACTAGATGGCTTTGCAACTGGTGCTTCTGTAGCCATTTTAACAGCTCAGGTTAAGTATCTTGTTGGAATAAAAATTCCTCGGGCCCAGGGATATGGTGTATTAATCACCACCTGGGTTAACGTTTTCCGCAACATTTCTCAAACTAATCTCTGTGATGTGATCACAAGCATGATCTGCATCGCTGTGTTGGTCACTTCCAAGGAACTTGGAGACAGATATAAGCACAAACTCAAGGTTCCTCTTCCCACAGAACTGGTAGTGATTGTGATGGCTACACTGGTTTCCCATTATGGGCAGCTAAAGGAAAGGTACGGTTCCAGTGTCTCAGGTGAAATCCCCACTGGATTTATTCCTCCACAGGTGCCTAGCTTGAGCCTCATGCAGAGAGTTGCCGTCGATGCACTCCCTCTTGCCATTGTTGGCTTTGCTTTCACAGTTTCACTCTCAGAAATGTTTGCCAAGAAGTACGCCTACACTGTCAAGGCCAATCAGGAAATGTTTGCCATTGGCTTTTGTAACATCATTCCAGCTTTCTTCCACTGCTTTGCCACCAGCGCAGCTCTGGCAAAGAGCCTGGTCAAAGCATCAACGGGGTGCCAAACCCAGGTGTCCAGCCTCGTGAGTGCAATTgtggtgctgctggtgctgcttttCTTTGCCCCTCTCTTTTTCAGCTTGCAGAAATGCGTGCTGGCATGCATCATCATTGTGAGCCTCCGAGGAGCCCTACGGAAATTCAAAGACATTCCCCAACGCTACCGCCTAGACAAAGTGGATGCGCTGGTGTGGTGCGTTACCATGCTCTCATCTGCCTTGATCAGCACTGAAATGGGACTTCTGGTTGGGGTTGCATTTTCTGTCCTGTGCATTATTGGCCGCACACAGCGCCCCCATGCTGCCTTACTAGGACAAATTGGGAACACTGTCTTCTATGAAGACGACGAGGAGTACAAAAACCTTCTGCCTGTTCCAGATGTCAAAATCTTCCGGTTTGAAGCACCTCTTTATTATGCAAATAAAGATTTTTTCCTCAAGTGCCTCCACAAGAAGACAGGGCTGGACCCTGCCATGGAAATGGCCAGGAGGAAAAAGGCCAAGAAGAAAGGGCAACCAAGCATGGAGAGGGGACTTGGACAAGGAGATACTGCTTTATCCTTGGTTGCTAAACACAGAGACATTCAGGCTGTCATCATTGACTGCTCTTCCATTCCATTTTTGGACACGGCAGGTGTAAGTGCATTAAAAGAAACATTCAAAGACCATGCAGAACTGAAAGTCACGGTTCTTCTGGCTTGCTGCAATTCTTGCGTGACAGCTTCTCTGGAAAGAGGGGGCTACTCAGCCAATGCAAGCAAAGACATGCATGAACTGGTGTTTCACAGCATACACAGTGCTGTCCAATTTGTAAGGGAGAGGAAGACTACTGCCGATGACTCAGCTGTGTAG